A stretch of Priestia aryabhattai DNA encodes these proteins:
- the speB gene encoding agmatinase, translating into MPKYQPKNSFESPRFCGPRTFMRLPYLEQINSEMDFIVTGIPFDSGQSFRTGARFGPEAIRDFSILLRPYNPEQKINIFDYISGVDYGDLAVVPGYILETYKKIEAGLTPVVNEGIIPISLGGDHSMTLGELRAIAKKHGPVALLQFDAHSDTWDSYFEQKYNHGTVFRRAIEEGLIDVSRSIQIGMRGGLYGIEDLEDAKNLGLALYTTNEYKKLGVERMLDIIHERVGKEPVFLSFDIDFLDPVYAPGTGTPEVSGASTDDALQFVRGLTNIDFVGFDLVEVLPAYDHGQITAAAAANIVYEFITLIALRKKAKEEEALLVKARD; encoded by the coding sequence AAATATCAGCCGAAAAATTCATTTGAATCTCCGCGTTTTTGCGGACCACGAACATTTATGAGACTTCCGTACCTAGAACAAATAAATTCAGAGATGGATTTTATTGTGACGGGTATTCCATTTGATTCAGGGCAATCTTTTCGAACAGGAGCACGTTTTGGGCCGGAAGCTATTCGAGATTTCTCCATTTTGCTTCGTCCGTATAACCCAGAACAAAAGATTAATATTTTTGATTACATTTCAGGCGTGGACTACGGCGATTTAGCAGTAGTTCCCGGGTATATTTTAGAAACATATAAAAAAATTGAAGCAGGGTTAACGCCGGTTGTTAATGAAGGAATTATTCCTATTTCACTAGGCGGCGATCATTCGATGACGCTCGGTGAACTTCGTGCCATCGCGAAAAAGCACGGACCGGTAGCGCTTTTACAGTTTGATGCTCATTCCGATACGTGGGATAGTTATTTTGAACAAAAATACAATCACGGCACGGTATTCAGACGAGCAATTGAAGAAGGGTTAATCGATGTGTCCCGCTCGATTCAAATCGGTATGCGAGGCGGTCTATACGGCATTGAAGATTTAGAAGATGCAAAGAACTTAGGTTTAGCTCTATATACGACAAATGAATATAAAAAACTGGGCGTTGAAAGAATGCTAGATATTATTCATGAGCGTGTAGGGAAAGAACCTGTGTTTTTGTCGTTTGACATTGATTTTTTAGATCCAGTTTACGCGCCGGGAACAGGAACACCTGAAGTATCGGGTGCAAGTACTGACGATGCGCTTCAATTCGTTCGAGGCTTAACAAATATTGATTTTGTCGGTTTTGATTTAGTAGAAGTACTGCCAGCTTACGACCATGGCCAAATTACAGCAGCAGCGGCCGCTAACATTGTCTATGAATTTATCACGCTTATTGCGTTAAGAAAAAAAGCAAAAGAAGAAGAAGCGCTGTTAGTGAAAGCACGCGACTGA
- a CDS encoding aldehyde dehydrogenase family protein, whose protein sequence is MNGQVYVKIDKKQEKILKREILNPATNKIIAEVFDSSLQQVEEAVDKAKQAFEQSEWKKNKSLRVGVLTKLADLLEKEASVFAETETLNTGKPVKESQLDIEDTINCLRYYANLIEENQPWTKDMFDNTNSKIIQEPIGVCALIVPWNFPLLLGMWKLAPALAAGNTVVFKPSELTPLSFLKLASLCEKAGIPEGVFNLITGDGKVGSALVEHKDVAKVSFTGGSETGKRIYQQCAKEMKRVSLELGGKSPLLIFQDSEIDIAVDWTMFGSFFNQGQVCVASSRILVHESIYKPFLSALTEAVATIKIGNPLTEETEMGPVISKKHLNKIRNFIKLGQEEGANLLTGGTLINCEGGNYMKPAVLVDVEQHMKVVQEEIFGPVITVQSFSSEEEAIALANGTKFGLAAGILTNDVAKAERVAEHLQAGTIWINGYHTPHIETAWGGFKESGIGRELGPSGLAAFTETKHVNTNSKLARANWYQQK, encoded by the coding sequence ATGAACGGGCAAGTATATGTAAAAATAGATAAGAAACAAGAAAAAATATTAAAAAGAGAAATACTCAATCCAGCGACCAATAAGATCATAGCAGAAGTATTTGATTCGTCACTTCAACAAGTAGAGGAAGCGGTAGATAAAGCAAAACAGGCTTTTGAGCAGAGTGAATGGAAGAAAAATAAATCACTGCGTGTAGGGGTACTTACGAAACTAGCGGACTTATTAGAAAAAGAAGCAAGTGTATTTGCCGAAACAGAAACGTTAAATACAGGCAAACCGGTAAAAGAATCACAGTTAGATATCGAGGATACGATTAATTGTTTAAGATATTACGCAAATTTAATAGAAGAAAATCAGCCATGGACAAAAGACATGTTCGACAATACAAACAGTAAAATCATTCAAGAACCTATTGGCGTATGCGCGCTAATCGTTCCTTGGAATTTTCCTTTGCTGCTTGGTATGTGGAAGCTGGCTCCTGCATTAGCAGCTGGAAACACGGTGGTGTTTAAGCCGTCAGAATTAACACCGCTTTCTTTTCTAAAGTTAGCTTCATTATGTGAAAAAGCTGGTATACCAGAAGGCGTGTTTAATTTAATTACAGGAGACGGTAAAGTGGGAAGTGCGCTTGTTGAACACAAAGACGTAGCCAAAGTCTCTTTTACAGGAGGATCAGAAACAGGCAAACGTATTTATCAGCAGTGCGCAAAAGAGATGAAAAGAGTTTCGCTTGAACTGGGAGGGAAATCTCCGCTTCTTATTTTCCAAGATAGCGAAATTGATATTGCAGTAGATTGGACAATGTTTGGCTCATTTTTTAACCAAGGGCAAGTGTGTGTAGCTTCATCGCGTATACTCGTACATGAATCTATTTATAAGCCGTTTCTTTCTGCTCTTACGGAGGCTGTTGCTACTATAAAAATTGGCAACCCCTTAACAGAAGAAACGGAGATGGGTCCGGTTATTAGCAAAAAGCATCTGAACAAAATACGGAATTTTATCAAGCTAGGTCAAGAAGAAGGCGCGAATTTATTAACAGGAGGAACGTTAATCAACTGCGAAGGTGGAAACTATATGAAGCCGGCTGTGCTCGTCGATGTGGAGCAGCATATGAAAGTCGTACAAGAAGAAATATTTGGTCCGGTCATTACCGTTCAATCCTTTTCAAGTGAAGAAGAAGCCATAGCACTTGCCAACGGCACTAAATTTGGTTTAGCTGCAGGAATTTTAACGAACGATGTAGCGAAAGCAGAGCGAGTTGCTGAACATCTTCAAGCGGGAACGATTTGGATCAACGGCTACCACACACCTCATATTGAAACTGCTTGGGGCGGTTTCAAAGAAAGCGGCATTGGCCGAGAGTTAGGCCCATCTGGTTTAGCTGCTTTTACTGAAACAAAACATGTGAATACAAATTCCAAGTTAGCTCGAGCCAATTGGTATCAGCAAAAATGA
- a CDS encoding purine-cytosine permease family protein, which yields MTIKSGLAHDNVQPIAMNKRSMGFFSTFSMWIGANVVVTTVFTGMLLVPDMTFLKALFIIVLGSLVGAIPLVLMGNIGTRTGLPTMVLMRPAFGQRGAMLPAAVNLITLIGWAWIQAYMAGLSLNHAITFLTGYSNINLFTILTQVLVVAISIYGHKGIEATEKLVATLMVILATVVFSYLFIEFDAAKLIQMKASENPGITGMLAFDIVVATAFTWIPIVCDYNRNCKSEKTGIAGTYLGYNVATLIAMGLGATVSGFSILGNMTQTYDPVNLIGAYSPLLGLVAAIVIFLSVLSTNVMVLYSATMSYLSIFPKQRFWIPALTMGVVTVLGSLLKEWLMTNFQSFLLMIGVLFIPIIAIVLVDYYIIRRKHYDVSAILEKQNKMYWYTKGFNLHVYVSYIVGAVFAYYFTYVHPIATGATIVTFLFTGVLHVLLTKLSQLSIPYSKGIDRNA from the coding sequence ATGACAATAAAAAGTGGTCTCGCCCATGATAATGTGCAGCCGATTGCAATGAATAAAAGAAGTATGGGCTTCTTCTCTACATTTTCCATGTGGATAGGAGCCAATGTGGTAGTAACGACCGTTTTTACCGGAATGCTGCTTGTACCCGATATGACATTTCTAAAGGCATTATTTATTATCGTGCTTGGCTCTTTAGTTGGTGCCATACCGCTCGTGCTAATGGGGAATATCGGAACTCGAACCGGTCTTCCAACCATGGTTTTGATGAGACCTGCCTTTGGACAAAGAGGAGCTATGCTTCCTGCTGCTGTTAATCTTATTACATTAATCGGGTGGGCATGGATTCAAGCCTACATGGCAGGGCTAAGTTTAAATCATGCCATTACCTTTTTGACCGGTTACAGTAACATCAATCTATTTACAATCCTTACTCAAGTGTTGGTAGTAGCTATTTCTATATACGGACATAAAGGCATTGAAGCAACGGAGAAATTAGTAGCTACGCTTATGGTCATTTTAGCAACCGTTGTGTTTAGCTATTTGTTTATCGAATTTGATGCAGCAAAATTAATTCAAATGAAAGCAAGCGAAAATCCTGGCATTACAGGAATGTTAGCTTTTGATATTGTAGTAGCTACAGCTTTTACGTGGATTCCCATTGTTTGCGATTATAATAGAAACTGTAAATCTGAAAAAACGGGAATTGCTGGAACTTATTTAGGGTATAACGTCGCGACTTTAATTGCGATGGGGTTAGGCGCAACGGTTTCTGGTTTTTCAATTCTCGGAAATATGACGCAAACGTATGACCCAGTAAATTTAATTGGTGCATATAGCCCGCTGTTAGGATTAGTAGCAGCCATCGTGATTTTTTTATCGGTGCTGTCCACGAATGTAATGGTACTGTATAGCGCGACGATGTCTTATTTATCTATTTTTCCAAAGCAGCGCTTCTGGATACCGGCACTAACCATGGGAGTTGTCACAGTCCTAGGTTCTTTATTAAAAGAGTGGTTAATGACAAATTTTCAAAGCTTTTTGCTTATGATCGGCGTATTATTTATTCCCATTATTGCTATTGTTCTTGTTGATTATTATATCATTCGCCGAAAACACTACGATGTTTCAGCCATTTTAGAAAAACAAAATAAAATGTACTGGTATACAAAAGGATTTAATCTTCATGTGTATGTATCTTACATAGTGGGTGCTGTATTTGCCTACTATTTCACGTATGTTCATCCGATAGCCACAGGTGCAACGATTGTAACTTTTTTATTTACAGGTGTTTTACATGTATTGTTAACCAAGCTTTCACAGCTCTCCATCCCTTATTCAAAGGGAATCGACAGAAATGCTTGA
- a CDS encoding helicase-related protein: MFELEAIQSRAIEKTKHTLLQDIKSVLGEQAECPDLETYLTDRHSFIKKAWGTTWRKVVVSSVSKKNRKSYLTEKGFDIKGYKPQARDKLFAKETRKGMEFDAFSWLEKQYGNGNRAEWLSLYEEARAELAQKEEERKEKERQQSINDRKARYQLQLNLESAPVLELNKELYYLHIREQLSHQLSKDIETNPKYIENYAPHTELEDELIANGNLTRHDYETVNDFFQELTGNVSSELDRYSTIILFETYEDVYEVFITDKIYELIPNMIMDDLPTSFKEEYKSYTNASVTRMDIIKALRSNLSDLVYEYKKMLVEEKLSDVLEVSDNNLTIEEHKERYTQQLEERRLQQERELEEKKKLIEEEQRQLNYIFGAEYEMDPRKETEYILHLGDTNTGKTYTALKSLKKAASGNYLAPLRLLALEVFEKLNKDGVACSLKTGEEEKIVEDAQHMAGTVEMFSELEHGDVTVIDEAQMIQDRDRGFSWYKAITRANAKQVHVIGSLSIRSMLEEMLDGVISEIHEYERDIPLKVDLRKFKIEQVKPADALIVFSRKKVLQTAAKLEKDGHKVSVIYGSMPPETRRKQIEQFINRETNVIVSTDAIGMGLNLPIRRIVLLENMKFDGQKRRLLTSQELKQIAGRAGRKGLYNVGEVAFAKDAKQMRELLFSTDEQISKFSIAPTSDMLRRFKEYHHDLGTFFDMWAKFKNPKGTQKSNLAQERELYDEVKDTLVEAKMPIVDLYGYLQLPFSAKESSLKKQWVASMNAIVNREALPEPRMIEGSLENLELSYKAIGLHLLFLYRMDRRPEAIYWERVREELTNKIHDVLRKDMKKFKRTCSACSKELPWNHDYAICDSCFHKRFRRRYGDDYDFN, encoded by the coding sequence ATGTTCGAATTAGAGGCTATTCAAAGCAGGGCCATTGAAAAAACTAAGCATACATTACTACAGGATATAAAGAGCGTACTAGGTGAACAAGCTGAATGTCCTGATTTAGAGACTTATTTAACAGACAGGCACTCTTTTATTAAAAAAGCCTGGGGGACTACGTGGAGAAAGGTAGTTGTTTCTTCCGTATCTAAGAAAAACAGAAAGTCGTATTTAACAGAGAAAGGCTTTGATATAAAAGGGTATAAACCTCAAGCTAGAGATAAGTTATTTGCTAAAGAAACTAGAAAAGGTATGGAGTTTGATGCTTTTTCTTGGTTAGAAAAGCAATACGGAAATGGCAATAGAGCTGAGTGGCTATCTCTATACGAGGAAGCAAGAGCAGAACTTGCCCAAAAAGAAGAAGAAAGAAAAGAGAAAGAAAGACAGCAAAGTATTAACGATAGAAAAGCTAGGTATCAATTACAGTTAAATTTAGAATCAGCTCCTGTCTTGGAATTAAACAAAGAGCTGTATTACCTACATATAAGAGAACAGCTTTCACATCAACTATCAAAAGACATTGAAACAAACCCAAAGTATATTGAAAACTATGCGCCGCATACTGAGCTTGAAGATGAATTAATAGCAAACGGTAATTTAACACGTCATGATTATGAAACGGTTAATGACTTTTTTCAAGAGCTCACCGGTAACGTAAGCTCAGAATTAGACAGATATTCAACCATCATCTTGTTTGAAACGTATGAAGATGTATACGAGGTATTTATCACAGATAAGATTTATGAACTCATTCCAAATATGATTATGGATGACCTTCCTACTTCATTTAAAGAAGAATATAAATCCTATACAAATGCTTCGGTAACACGCATGGATATTATAAAAGCACTTAGAAGTAATTTATCGGATTTGGTCTATGAATATAAAAAAATGCTCGTAGAAGAAAAGCTTTCCGATGTACTAGAAGTTTCAGATAACAACTTAACGATCGAAGAACATAAAGAGAGGTATACACAGCAGCTGGAAGAAAGACGATTACAACAAGAACGTGAACTTGAAGAAAAGAAAAAGCTTATTGAAGAAGAACAGCGACAATTAAATTATATTTTTGGTGCAGAATACGAAATGGACCCAAGAAAAGAAACGGAATACATTCTTCATCTCGGTGATACAAACACAGGAAAAACGTATACAGCATTAAAATCATTAAAAAAAGCTGCTTCGGGTAATTACTTAGCGCCACTTCGCTTGTTAGCTTTAGAAGTTTTTGAAAAGCTAAACAAGGACGGAGTTGCTTGTTCGTTAAAAACAGGTGAAGAAGAAAAGATTGTTGAAGATGCTCAGCATATGGCCGGTACCGTAGAGATGTTTAGTGAATTAGAACATGGCGATGTAACAGTAATCGATGAAGCACAGATGATTCAAGACAGAGACCGAGGGTTTTCATGGTATAAAGCCATCACCCGAGCCAATGCCAAACAAGTTCATGTGATCGGGAGTTTAAGCATTCGAAGTATGCTAGAAGAGATGCTAGACGGTGTTATCTCAGAAATTCATGAGTACGAAAGAGATATACCTTTAAAAGTAGATCTTCGAAAATTTAAAATTGAACAAGTGAAACCCGCTGATGCTTTAATTGTTTTCTCACGTAAGAAAGTTTTGCAGACAGCGGCTAAGCTAGAAAAAGATGGTCATAAAGTTAGCGTGATTTATGGCAGTATGCCGCCTGAAACGAGAAGAAAACAAATTGAGCAGTTCATTAATAGAGAAACAAATGTCATTGTGTCTACAGATGCAATTGGAATGGGATTAAATCTTCCAATTAGACGAATTGTCCTTTTAGAAAACATGAAATTTGACGGGCAAAAGAGGAGATTATTGACTTCTCAAGAGTTAAAGCAGATTGCAGGTCGTGCTGGGAGGAAGGGTCTCTATAATGTAGGAGAAGTTGCTTTCGCTAAAGATGCAAAGCAAATGAGAGAACTGTTATTTTCAACAGACGAGCAAATCAGTAAATTTTCAATTGCTCCTACTTCAGATATGCTCAGAAGATTTAAAGAATATCATCATGACCTCGGAACGTTTTTTGACATGTGGGCTAAATTTAAAAATCCAAAAGGTACACAAAAATCAAATCTGGCACAAGAACGTGAGCTTTATGATGAAGTAAAAGACACGCTAGTTGAGGCGAAAATGCCGATTGTTGATTTATATGGTTACTTACAGCTGCCGTTTTCAGCAAAAGAAAGCTCTTTGAAAAAACAGTGGGTGGCTAGCATGAATGCGATTGTTAACAGGGAAGCATTACCTGAACCAAGGATGATAGAAGGTTCACTAGAAAATTTAGAGCTGTCTTATAAGGCGATTGGCTTGCATCTTTTATTTCTATATCGAATGGATAGAAGGCCAGAAGCTATTTACTGGGAGCGTGTCCGAGAAGAGCTTACAAACAAAATACATGACGTATTAAGAAAAGATATGAAAAAATTTAAAAGAACGTGCAGTGCGTGTTCTAAAGAACTTCCTTGGAATCATGATTATGCGATATGCGATTCATGTTTTCATAAAAGATTTCGCAGAAGATATGGGGACGACTACGATTTTAATTAA